Sequence from the Methanococcoides sp. LMO-2 genome:
ATCAACCAGAGTTATTTGTTAAAGCACACAAAATTTGGAAGTTAACTAAGAATTGTCGGAAAAGAACTCTATTTAATTAGAGAGTTGTTTTCTATGCACAATAGTTGGTTATTTCTTTTTGATAGATAATGTCACTATCAGTCAGAATTAACCGAACTGCCACTTTCAACGTCAGACCGGAAAAGCTCCGGTCTCCACCAATGATTTTGATTTGGAGGTGATAAATCCACACACATTGTGCGGAATTGAATATATGTCGTTTTTAGTATATAAGACTTTGGATTGCTTATATACTTGCAGACTCACAATAGAAAGCGATAAAGCGAATCAAACGTAATTGTTGACCCGTATTATTGCCCGCCTTGCGAGGTCTCCTAAATGCACGGACTTGTATATAAGCGTTTTGATTGCCCACATACATCCATGCTCGCAACGAAGAGCAAAAGAAACGACCACTGATCATAGTGATCCGCATTCTTACTCGCCTTGCGAGGACTCCTACATATACAAACTAGTATAAATAGATATCCATTGCCATACTTTTTACTTATCTACTCGAGGAGAAACTCGCGATATTGCCATACTCTAATAAGGCCAATAATGCAATACAACTTCATGACAAAAATAGCAGAATAATTACAAAAACGGGTCCAAACAATAGAAAACATACGCAACCTTTAACAATATATGGTGCATAAATGATGCGATATATTGTATAAATTTGAAAGAGGAATCAAACTGTACAAAAAGAACTCCGGTAACAACAATGCTGCACCTCAGCAGGTAACACGTGTAAGAACACCACGAAAAGAGAACGGAGAAATCCTTGCAACCGTAGAGAACCTTCTGGGTGCAAACCGACTAAGACTGCGGTGCATGGATGGTGTGGTCCGCATGGGACGCATTCCCGGATCTATGAAAAAGAGAACATGGATACGCGAAGGTGACATTGTTATTGCAGTACCATGGGATTTCCAGGATACAAAAGCAGATGTCATCTGGAAATATACCCGCCCACAGGTAAACTGGCTTGAACGCAAAGGTTTCCTCAAAGGATAATTATGAAAAAAAAACTAGAAGGCAAAATAAAGCGTCTTGACAATGATGTCGATAAATTACGTGTTCGACGCAAAGACAGCGATACGCTCAAAGTGATCGAGAATGTATTTGATAATGCCACTTTAAAAGCACTCTATACTCTCTCAAACAAGGGGATTGTAGAAGCCCTGGGCGGGTCCATCAGTACAGGAAAGGAAGCAAACGTGTTCCTCGCCAGTGGCGAAAACGAAAAGGATATCGCAGTAAAGATCTACAGGATATCTTCAAGCACTTTCAGATCAATGGAAGATTACATCCTCGGAGATCCGCGTTTTAGTAACGTACGCCACAACAAAAGGGACATAATCTTTGCATGGACAAGAAAAGAGTTCAGAAACCTTATGCGTGCAAAGGCCGCCGGGATCCGCGTACCAGAACCCATTATAACTGAAAGGAACATCCTGATAATGGAATTCATGGGCGAGAATGGAAATCCTTACCCCCTGCTCAAAGAAACAAAACTGGATGAGGAAGAAGGACAGAAAATCTTCGAAACAATAGTAGAAGACATGCATAAGCTTTACAAAGAAGCAAGCCTCGTCCATGGTGACCTGAGCGAATACAACATACTTATCGATCCAGAAGACATAACACCCATTATTATCGATATGGGACAATCTGTGACTCTGGAGCACCCGCGCGCAGACCAGTTCCTGAGGCGAGACATAGAGAACCTGCTCAGGTACTTTAAGCGATACAAGATCGATGCGTCACCTCAAAGCATCTACGAGCGGATAAAAAGAACAGAACCTGATAAC
This genomic interval carries:
- the eif1A gene encoding translation initiation factor eIF-1A, with protein sequence MYKKNSGNNNAAPQQVTRVRTPRKENGEILATVENLLGANRLRLRCMDGVVRMGRIPGSMKKRTWIREGDIVIAVPWDFQDTKADVIWKYTRPQVNWLERKGFLKG
- a CDS encoding serine protein kinase RIO; its protein translation is MKKKLEGKIKRLDNDVDKLRVRRKDSDTLKVIENVFDNATLKALYTLSNKGIVEALGGSISTGKEANVFLASGENEKDIAVKIYRISSSTFRSMEDYILGDPRFSNVRHNKRDIIFAWTRKEFRNLMRAKAAGIRVPEPIITERNILIMEFMGENGNPYPLLKETKLDEEEGQKIFETIVEDMHKLYKEASLVHGDLSEYNILIDPEDITPIIIDMGQSVTLEHPRADQFLRRDIENLLRYFKRYKIDASPQSIYERIKRTEPDN